The DNA window GCCGACTCCCGTTCCCGTAAGACTGTTCCGCGCCCTCGCGACGACGACGGCCGTCGCGGCCTATCTCCTCGTGCTGGCAGGCGGCCTCGTGCGGATCACGGGAGCCGGCCTCGCCTGCCCGGACTGGCCGCTGTGCCACGGCCGGATCGTTCCGCCGCTTGAAGGCCTCGT is part of the bacterium genome and encodes:
- a CDS encoding COX15/CtaA family protein produces the protein MIKPTPVPVRLFRALATTTAVAAYLLVLAGGLVRITGAGLACPDWPLCHGRIVPPLEGLV